In a genomic window of Caloenas nicobarica isolate bCalNic1 chromosome 1, bCalNic1.hap1, whole genome shotgun sequence:
- the CYSLTR2 gene encoding cysteinyl leukotriene receptor 2: protein MNISAMTPDDNFTNSSFNCTIDSFKQVIYPIMYLFIFILGAVGNSLSIYVFFQPSQRKTSVNIYMQNLAISDLMFVSTLPFRATYFLMGSRWIFGDIVCRIMTYTLYVNMYCSIYFLTVLSMVRFTAIVYPFKQWKATSMKYAKIICAAIWLFVLVASSPMLSKEIAGYRNPAKCLDLHPSSTYRLLIMNCIVLIVGFILPFCTIIVCYIFAIKTLLRSRAPQCKKAACHKKALSAIIITLILFLLCFLPYHILRTVHLMRSSCSQANLPMHKALVVTLCLAAMHSCLDPVLYYFAAENFKARIRSLYRR, encoded by the coding sequence ATGAATATTTCCGCGATGACACCAGATGACAACTTCACCAACAGCTCCTTCAACTGTACAATTGACAGCTTCAAGCAAGTCATTTATCCCATCATGTACCTCTTTATCTTCATCCTGGGTGCTGTTGGAAATAGCCTCTccatttatgttttcttccagcCTTCACAGAGGAAGACCTCGGTGAACATTTACATGCAGAACTTGGCTATTTCAGATCTCATGTTTGTGAGCACTTTACCCTTTCGGGCCACATATTTCCTGATGGGATCACGTTGGATATTTGGTGACATCGTCTGCAGGATCATGACTTACACCTTGTACGTGAACATGTactgcagcatttattttctcaccGTGCTCAGCATGGTTCGTTTCACAGCCATCGTCTATCCGTTCAAGCAGTGGAAAGCAACCAGCATGAAGTATGCCAAGATAATATGTGCAGCCATATGGCTCTTTGTGCTGGTAGCCTCCAGCCCTATGTTAAGCAAGGAAATCGCTGGGTACAGGAACCCGGCCAAGTGCTTGGATCTCCACCCCTCCAGCACGTATAGGCTCCTCATAATGAACTGCATTGTCCTCATCGTGGgcttcattttgcctttttgcacAATTATCGTCTGCTACATCTTTGCAATAAAAACATTGCTCAGGTCCAGGGCTCCACAGTGCAAGAAGGCGGCCTGTCACAAGAAGGCACTGTCAGCCATCATCATCACtctcatcctcttcctcctctgcttcttgCCATATCACATACTGCGAACTGTCCACCTGATgcgcagcagctgcagccaggccaacCTGCCCATGCACAAAGCACTGGTGGTCACTCTCTGCCTCGCTGCCATGCACAGCTGCCTCGATCCTGTCCTCTATTACTTCGCTGCCGAGAATTTCAAAGCAAGAATCAGAAGTTTGTACCGCAGGTAG